A window of Elusimicrobiota bacterium genomic DNA:
TTTAGGCTTCGAGGCCAAGCTCTGGCAGGCCGCCGACAAACTGCGCAACAACATGGACGCGGCCGAGTACAAGCACGTCGTCCTTGGCCTCATCTTCCTGAAGTACATCTCCGACGCCTTCGAGGATCTGCACGCGAGGCTCTCGGCCGACAAGGGCTCCGATCCCGAGGACAAGGACGAATATCTGGCGGAGAACGTGTTCTGGGTGCCCAAGGAGGCCCGCTGGAGCTTCCTTCAGGGCCGGGCCAAGCAGCCGGGCATCGGGAAAGTCCTCGACGACGCCATGGTCGCGATCGAGCGGGACAATAAGGTCTTGAAAGGCGTGCTCCCCAAGGATTTCGGCAGGCCCGCCCTCGACAAGCAGAGGCTGGGAGAGCTCATAGACCTTGTCGGCACGATCGGTCTTGGCGACAGGGAGAGCCGGTCCAAGGACGTCCTCGGCCGGGTCTATGAATACTTCCTCTCGGAGTTCGCGAGCGCCGAGGGAAAAAAAGGCGGACAATTTTACACTCCCCGGTCGGTGGTCCAGCTCCTAGTCGAGATGCTGGCGCCCTACAAGGGGCGGGTTTACGACCCGTGCTGCGGCTCCGGAGGGATGTTCGTCCAAAGCGAAAAGTTCATCGAGCAGCATGGCGGGCGGGTGGGAGACATCAGCGTTTACGGGCAAGAATCAAACCACACGACCTGGCGCCTGGCCAAGATGAACCTGGCCATCCGCGGGATTGACGCCAATCTAGGCCCCGAGCACGCGGACAGCTTCCACCGGGACCTCCACCCCGATCTCAAGGCCGACTTCATCCTGGCCAATCCCCCGTTCAACGACAGCG
This region includes:
- a CDS encoding SAM-dependent DNA methyltransferase, translating into MDAAEYKHVVLGLIFLKYISDAFEDLHARLSADKGSDPEDKDEYLAENVFWVPKEARWSFLQGRAKQPGIGKVLDDAMVAIERDNKVLKGVLPKDFGRPALDKQRLGELIDLVGTIGLGDRESRSKDVLGRVYEYFLSEFASAEGKKGGQFYTPRSVVQLLVEMLAPYKGRVYDPCCGSGGMFVQSEKFIEQHGGRVGDISVYGQESNHTTWRLAKMNLAIRGIDANLGPEHADSFHRDLHPDLKADFILANPPFNDSDWKGELVREDKRWQFGTPPAGNANYAWISHFIHHLAPGGLAGFVLANGSMSSNTSGEGDIRKAIIEADLVDCMAALPGQLFYSTQIPVCLWFLARDRKGGRLRDRRGEVLFIDARKLGFMIDRVHRELADADIKKIVGAYRSWRGDKDCKAKYQDVPGFCKSAKLEEIRQHGHVLTPGRYVGAEAAEDDGEPFDQKMRRLTAQLREQFSESLKLERAIRENLKKVGYPL